The Humulus lupulus chromosome 4, drHumLupu1.1, whole genome shotgun sequence genome has a window encoding:
- the LOC133830239 gene encoding protein PAL OF QUIRKY codes for MNHTKPTTTETLKFFCSYGGKILHRPSDGQLRYVGGHNRVLTVDRSICFAELMVKLGEFCGFSPDLKCLLPNGDFETLVTIKSDEELASLLEEYVRVLSHDSTRHLKIKAVLLQRQSIKKVSPPPSVVSHSVESPFRTVKSFPKFYVPRFSSPVKFSAGRLQKGYEKMSYSGPCRVFQHQHHHYHYHHHQEVPRCYYWQ; via the exons ATGAACCACACCAAACCCACCACCACTGAAACCCTAAAGTTCTTTTGTAGCTACGGAGGCAAGATTCTCCATCGTCCAAGCGATGGCCAGCTCCGTTACGTTGGCGGTCACAATCGAGTCCTCACCGTCGATCGTTCCATCTGCTTTGCAG AGctaatggtgaaactcggagagtTTTGTGGCTTTTCCCCTGATTTGAAGTGTCTATTGCCGAACGGAGACTTCGAGACCTTGGTTACGATCAAATCCGACGAGGAATTGGCGAGTCTCTTGGAGGAATACGTTAGGGTTCTCTCGCATGACTCCACGCGCCACCTTAAGATCAAGGCGGTTCTGTTGCAGCGACAGTCCATCAAGAAAGTCTCGCCTCCTCCTTCGGTTGTATCTCACAGCGTCGAATCTCCATTTCGTACCGTCAAATCGTTTCCAAAATTTTACGTTCCCAGATTCTCGTCGCCGGTCAAATTCAGCGCCGGCAGACTCCAGAAAGGGTATGAAAAAATGAGCTATAGCGGGCCTTGTCGTGTTTTCCAGCACCAGCATCATCACTATCACTACCATCATCATCAAGAAGTTCCTCGCTGCTATTACTGGCAATGA
- the LOC133832012 gene encoding uncharacterized mitochondrial protein AtMg00810-like, producing the protein MRESPGGGVAMDVVVFWASGSSWEITGGGFAMGDGASCAWSSHGKREGAAEQRRRGKKIRFGHYTLQLLEDVGFLGYKSASTPMDSRSKLNITDNSPLLDPVGGERLVGQHIYLTLSRPNITYAVYCLSQFLATPTTSHLQAAHKVLRYLKHKPGQGVFYSATSSLQIHAFSDSDLASFPDTSISVTGFCVFIGDSMVSCRSKKQPTIPRSSAKAEYRALAATTAEVIWISNLLSALQVITPPPDILYCDKNSVVHMVSNPSFHERTKHNELDKVKEGFIHLLPITLNHQLVDAFAKPLPSLLLFSFCSPRWMCMISTVHLEGEY; encoded by the exons ATGAGGGAGAGTCCTGGTGGTGGTGTCGCCATGGACGTGGTCGTTTTCTGGGCGAGTGGCAGCAGCTGGGAGATCACCGGAGGGGGTTTCGCCATGGGTGATGGAGCTTCTTGTGCGTGGTCTAGCCATGGAAAGAGAGAAGGGGCGGCagagcaaagaagaagagggaagaAGATTAGGTTTGG GCACTACACTCTTCAATTATTAGAAGATGTTGGTTTCTTGGGATACAAGTCTGCCTCCACTCCAATGGACTCTCGATCCAAGCTCAACATAACTGACAACTCACCCTTATTAGAtcctgttgggggaga ACGCCTTGTTGGTCAACACATCTATCTCACTCTTTCTCGGccaaacataacatatgcagtatATTGCCTCAGTCAATTCTTGGCCACACCAACGACATCTCATCTACAAGCTGCTCACAAAGTTCTTAGATACCTCAAACACAAACCTGGTCAAGGAGTTTTCTACTCAGCCACGTCTTCACTTCAAATCCATGCCTTTTCTGATTCTGATTTGGCAAGTTTTCCAGATACTAGCATATCTGTCACTGGGTTTTGTGTCTTCATTGGCGACTCCATGGTTTCATGTCGCTCTAAAAAGCAGCCAACAATCCCTCGCTCATCAGCTAAGGCAGAATATCGGGCTCTTGCCGCTACTACAGCTGAAGTAATTTGGATATCCAATTTACTTTCAGCCCTCCAAGTTATCACTCCTCCCCCAGACATTCTCTATTGTGACAAAAACTCTGTTGTCCACATGGTTAGCAATCCATCCTTTCATGAGAGAACCAAGCATAACGAATTAGACAAAGTAAAGGAAGGTTTTATTCATCTTCTTCCTATTACCTTAAATCACCAACTTGTAGATGCCTTTGCCAAGCCCTTACCCTCTCTCTTGCTCTTCAGTTTCTGCTCTCCAAGATGGATGTGCATGATATCCACAGTCCATCTTGAGGGGGAGTATTAA